One Diospyros lotus cultivar Yz01 chromosome 1, ASM1463336v1, whole genome shotgun sequence genomic window carries:
- the LOC127790663 gene encoding pectinesterase 4-like, with the protein MVSKAVASLASIILVACVIAGVVCLVNRSGDSHDGDHGTNISTSSKAVASICSTTSYKDACVNSLENVGKNESATAKDYIIAAIQATIEEAKKSIKAAESVKTDGGKDPRDAMAVEDCKDLLEFAIEDLQAAFSFVGDSDLHTINDRLFDLRNWLSAVVSYQQTCLDQIGEPQYKDPMEHGLLNATQLTSNALTIVSQLGEILKAFHIDIELPKGADTGRRLMELSVVGHDDYPSWFPAGDRKLLQAGRAKPNAVVAQDGSGQYKTVGGAVNAIPRKSKNRWVIYIKAGVYRESVILPKDATNVYMYGDGPTKTIISGSKNFAINKITTMNTATFGTYLINGEGFIAKGIGFRNTAGPQGHQAVAFRSQSDLSAYFDCRFEGYQDTLYYQTNRQFYRNCVVSGTIDFIFGRGAAVIQNSEIIVRMPLPNQLNTVTADGTKEAFAISGVVLQNCKIVAEPQLFPNRFKIKSYLGRPWDKFSTTAVMESEVGDLIDPEGWTIWSGSNNHQTAKYLEYGNRGAGSNTNRRAKWTRVIKKNEALKYTPSVFLEGGKKAVKWVQGTGLPVTMGLTY; encoded by the exons ATGGTGAGCAAAGCAGTAGCTTCTTTAGCATCTATCATCCTCGTTGCCTGCGTCATCGCCGGCGTCGTCTGCCTAGTCAACCGCAGCGGCGACTCCCACGACGGCGATCATGGTACTAACATTTCCACGTCCTCCAAAGCCGTCGCCAGCATCTGCTCAACCACCAGTTACAAGGACGCTTGCGTGAACAGCCTCGAAAATGTGGGCAAGAACGAGAGCGCCACCGCCAAGGACTACATCATCGCCGCCATTCAGGCCACCATCGAAGAGGCCAAGAAGTCCATCAAAGCCGCAGAGTCCGTCAAGACCGACGGCGGCAAGGACCCCCGCGACGCCATGGCCGTGGAGGACTGCAAGGACTTGCTGGAATTCGCCATTGAGGACCTCCAAGCAGCCTTCTCCTTCGTCGGCGACAGCGACTTGCACACCATAAACGATCGCCTTTTCGACCTCCGAAACTGGTTGTCAGCCGTCGTTTCCTACCAGCAAACCTGCCTCGACCAGATCGGCGAGCCCCAGTACAAGGATCCGATGGAGCATGGCTTGTTAAATGCCACTCAGCTCACCAGCAATGCCCTCACCATTGTTTCCCAGCTCGGCGAGATCCTCAAAGCCTTCCACATCGATATTGAATTGCCGAAGGGCGCCGATACCGGCCGCAGGCTCATGGAACTGAGCGTGGTCGGGCACGATGATTATCCCTCGTGGTTCCCGGCCGGCGACAGGAAGCTTCTCCAGGCGGGTCGGGCAAAACCGAACGCAGTGGTGGCTCAAGACGGGTCTGGGCAGTACAAGACGGTCGGTGGGGCGGTGAACGCAATCCCGCGGAAGAGCAAGAACAGATGGGTGATCTACATCAAGGCCGGTGTCTACAGGGAGAGCGTCATTTTGCCCAAAGACGCCACCAACGTCTACATGTACGGCGATGGACCCACCAAGACCATCATTTCCGGTTCCAAGAACTTCGCCATTAATAAGATAACAACCATGAACACTGCCACTTTCGGTACGTATCTGATTAATGGCG AGGGATTCATTGCCAAGGGAATAGGGTTCCGCAACACAGCCGGTCCGCAAGGGCATCAGGCCGTCGCATTCCGAAGCCAGTCCGATTTGTCGGCTTACTTCGACTGCCGGTTCGAGGGCTACCAAGACACTCTATACTACCAGACCAATCGTCAATTCTACCGCAACTGCGTAGTGAGTGGCACCATCGACTTCATCTTCGGCCGAGGCGCCGCCGTGATCCAGAACAGCGAGATCATCGTCAGGATGCCCCTACCGAACCAGCTCAACACCGTCACCGCCGACGGCACAAAAGAAGCCTTCGCCATCTCCGGAGTGGTTCTCCAGAACTGCAAGATCGTGGCAGAGCCTCAGCTCTTCCCCAACAGGTTCAAGATCAAGAGCTACCTCGGCCGGCCTTGGGACAAATTCTCGACGACGGCAGTGATGGAGAGCGAGGTCGGCGATTTGATCGATCCGGAGGGGTGGACCATCTGGAGCGGCTCCAACAACCACCAGACGGCGAAGTATCTGGAGTACGGAAACCGCGGCGCGGGCTCGAACACCAACCGAAGGGCCAAATGGACCAGAGTGATTAAGAAGAACGAGGCTCTTAAATACACTCCATCCGTTTTCCTCGAAGGAGGAAAGAAGGCCGTGAAATGGGTGCAAGGTACCGGTCTTCCGGTCACCATGGGACTTACATATTGA
- the LOC127798041 gene encoding acyl transferase 4, which produces MNFCVIRSGRGFVAPSRVTPSGVLSLSVIDSLPVLRCYARTLHVFKYGPRAAQVIKDALAKALVSYFPLAGRLESSGAGQLLQIACSGEGVWFVEASANCELASVDYFDDVLSIPYDELLPEDHPPQTDEARRPLVLMQVTQFACDGFVIGLSFCHSLCDGLGAAQFLRAVGELARGFDHPNVSPVWHRDFLRLLEQQKGETFASELHPKRPLPSPPLLPQPTYRLEQANIDIPLDHINQLKRKFHESTGRTCSSFEVIAATLLKHRTQAAISNAQVVKLVFFANCRQLVEPALPKGFYGNCFFPVSVTASSETLSESDNAHEAVKMIQEAKARLPVEFAKWAKGEAEEDPFAPPLGYTTLFISEWGRLGFNEVDYGWGPPIHVVPIQGSPIIPVGIVASLPSPKKGVRLMTWCVDGPHLRTFLSQMATHLQ; this is translated from the exons ATGAATTTCTGTGTGATCAGATCAGGCAGAGGCTTCGTCGCGCCGTCTAGGGTTACACCATCCGGCGTGCTCAGTCTGTCTGTGATCGACAGCTTGCCGGTCCTGCGATGCTACGCTCGGACGCTGCACGTCTTCAAATATGGGCCCCGAGCAGCGCAAGTCATAAAAGACGCGTTGGCCAAGGCGTTGGTTTCTTACTTCCCTCTCGCGGGCAGACTCGAGAGCTCGGGCGCCGGCCAGCTGCTTCAGATCGCGTGCTCCGGCGAAGGCGTTTGGTTTGTAGAAGCATCTGCAAACTGTGAGCTTGCTTCCGTCGATTACTTCGATGATGTATTGTCTATCCCGTACGATGAGCTGCTTCCTGAGGATCATCCTCCCCAAACTGATGAAGCTCGACGTCCCCTCGTGTTAATGCAA GTGACTCAATTTGCATGTGATGGCTTCGTTATTGGCCTCTCATTCTGCCACAGCCTCTGTGACGGTCTGGGCGCTGCCCAATTCTTGCGTGCCGTCGGCGAGCTTGCCAGAGGCTTTGACCATCCCAATGTCTCGCCTGTGTGGCACAGAGACTTTCTTCGTCTGTTGGAACAACAAAAGGGGGAAACATTTGCCTCCGAATTGCACCCAAAACGGCCATTGCCATCGCCGCCTCTCCTTCCGCAGCCCACTTACAGGCTCGAGCAGGCCAACATAGACATTCCACTGGACCATATCAATCAGCTCAAACGGAAATTCCACGAGTCGACAGGCCGAACATGCTCATCCTTCGAGGTCATAGCCGCTACGCTGTTGAAGCATCGAACGCAGGCCGCAATAAGCAACGCACAAGTAGTGAAGCTGGTGTTCTTTGCAAACTGCCGCCAGTTGGTGGAGCCGGCCCTGCCGAAAGGCTTCTACGGGAACTGCTTCTTTCCAGTGTCCGTCACCGCCTCGAGCGAGACCCTCTCAGAATCAGATAACGCTCACGAAGCGGTGAAGATGATCCAGGAAGCTAAGGCTAGGCTGCCGGTCGAATTTGCCAAATGGGCGAAGGGGGAGGCTGAGGAGGACCCCTTCGCGCCGCCGCTGGGCTACACCACGCTGTTCATATCGGAGTGGGGGCGGCTAGGGTTTAACGAGGTGGACTACGGGTGGGGCCCGCCCATCCACGTGGTTCCGATCCAAGGGTCACCGATCATACCCGTCGGAATCGTGGCTTCGCTGCCGTCGCCGAAGAAAGGCGTCCGGCTTATGACGTGGTGCGTCGACGGGCCCCATCTCCGGACATTTCTCAGTCAAATGGCAACTCACCTCCAATAA